Proteins from a genomic interval of Sulfurimonas sp. HSL3-2:
- the mltG gene encoding endolytic transglycosylase MltG: MLISFIYYLNMIVVTPKVVYIPSGSISKIITQLSLQNYNVTKLDAIILRFLGSPQKGWIYIGSNKVTRADFLYRLTTAKAAMEDVTLIPGETTYIFLDQLSESLGLDRNLLQEYYDKYSRYKEGEFVPNTYKLPIGMSEENLIRTLLIESDKQMKELSVKIFGKYDRDKWFRYVTVASVIQKEAASIEEMPLVSSVIYNRIKKGMRLQMDGTLNYGKYSHTKITHERIKTDKSSYNTYIYSGIPNTPVCNVSFDAIKAAIFPAKTSYLYFVKGKNGKHIFSCNYSTHIKNINNATK; the protein is encoded by the coding sequence ATGCTTATTTCGTTCATTTACTACCTAAATATGATTGTTGTTACCCCTAAGGTAGTTTATATACCAAGCGGCTCTATTAGCAAAATTATAACACAGCTATCGCTACAAAACTATAACGTGACCAAGTTGGACGCAATAATATTAAGATTTTTAGGCTCTCCTCAAAAAGGATGGATATATATAGGTTCAAATAAAGTAACACGTGCAGACTTTTTATATAGACTTACAACCGCAAAAGCTGCCATGGAAGATGTTACTCTGATACCGGGTGAGACTACTTATATATTTTTAGATCAACTCTCTGAAAGCCTGGGACTGGACAGAAACCTGTTGCAAGAGTACTATGATAAATACAGCAGATACAAAGAGGGGGAATTTGTACCAAATACATATAAACTTCCTATCGGAATGAGTGAAGAAAACCTGATAAGAACTCTTTTGATCGAATCTGATAAACAGATGAAAGAACTTTCCGTAAAGATCTTCGGAAAGTACGATAGAGATAAATGGTTTCGATATGTAACAGTTGCTTCCGTAATACAAAAAGAAGCGGCTTCTATAGAAGAGATGCCGTTGGTCAGCTCTGTTATATATAACCGTATAAAAAAAGGGATGAGACTTCAGATGGACGGTACTTTAAACTATGGAAAGTACTCTCATACGAAAATCACTCATGAACGCATAAAGACAGATAAAAGCTCATACAATACATATATATACAGCGGTATACCAAATACTCCTGTCTGTAATGTCAGTTTTGATGCAATAAAAGCTGCGATTTTTCCTGCAAAAACATCTTACCTCTATTTTGTAAAAGGCAAAAATGGTAAGCATATCTTCAGTTGTAACTATTCTACACACATAAAAAACATCAATAATGCTACAAAATGA
- the mdh gene encoding malate dehydrogenase, producing the protein MNQGKRVGIVGAGNVGATVAYSLAMLGTCHEIILRDNKIDVAKGKALDMSQAASAVRSHTVVKVADDMSDLTDCDVVVVTAGSPRLPGMSRDDLLMINANITREVIKGIAQYSPNAIIIMVSNPLDAMTYVALKESGFDRSRVIGMAGILDSSRMASFIQEKLGYGGGQIRASVMGGHGDDMVPLPRYSTVAGVPLTDVLTDAEIDEIVQRTRHGGAEIVGYLKTGSAYYAPAKSTAIMVEAILKDTKQIHPCAVCLDGEYGYSDVVSGVPVMLGANGAEKIIEVTLNEKEQEMFARSCASVQTLIDTLNENKFFKGE; encoded by the coding sequence ATGAATCAAGGAAAAAGAGTCGGTATTGTAGGTGCTGGAAATGTTGGTGCTACAGTAGCTTATTCGCTTGCAATGCTAGGAACTTGTCACGAGATTATTTTAAGAGATAATAAAATTGATGTTGCTAAAGGGAAAGCTCTTGATATGAGTCAAGCTGCTTCTGCTGTCAGAAGCCACACGGTAGTTAAAGTTGCGGACGATATGTCTGACTTAACAGATTGTGATGTTGTAGTAGTAACTGCAGGAAGTCCTCGTCTTCCAGGTATGAGTCGTGATGACCTTTTAATGATAAATGCAAACATAACAAGAGAGGTTATCAAAGGGATAGCTCAATACTCTCCAAATGCGATCATCATCATGGTTTCTAATCCTCTTGATGCTATGACGTATGTAGCTTTAAAAGAGAGCGGTTTTGACAGAAGCAGAGTTATCGGTATGGCAGGAATTCTTGATAGTTCAAGAATGGCTTCGTTCATCCAAGAAAAACTGGGTTACGGCGGCGGTCAGATTCGTGCTTCGGTAATGGGTGGTCACGGAGACGATATGGTTCCACTTCCTCGTTACTCTACAGTAGCAGGTGTTCCTTTAACTGACGTTCTTACAGATGCTGAGATCGATGAGATCGTTCAACGTACTCGTCACGGTGGCGCTGAGATAGTAGGGTACTTAAAAACAGGTTCTGCATACTATGCTCCTGCAAAATCAACTGCTATCATGGTTGAAGCGATATTAAAAGATACAAAACAGATCCACCCTTGTGCAGTGTGTTTAGACGGTGAATACGGGTACAGTGATGTTGTTTCCGGTGTTCCTGTAATGCTTGGTGCTAACGGTGCTGAAAAGATCATCGAAGTGACTTTAAATGAGAAAGAGCAAGAGATGTTTGCAAGATCTTGTGCATCTGTTCAAACATTGATCGACACGTTAAACGAAAATAAATTTTTTAAAGGAGAGTAA